In Anomalospiza imberbis isolate Cuckoo-Finch-1a 21T00152 chromosome 10, ASM3175350v1, whole genome shotgun sequence, the DNA window ACCTATTCCAGAGTTCACCAGCACACTGGAACCTGAGCAAATATTCTGATTATTCACATAGAGAGGACACTGCATGGCACTGAAAAGCATCTAAAGGCAAGTTAATGCAAGTGCAGTCTCACACGTTTTTCATAATGAAAACACCAATCTCTCTTGATATTATATGAAGAACTAGTTCATAGTTATGGAATTATTTCAGTAAAGAACACCCCTCTCATACTAGAGGAATAcctgttttaaagaaataatcCCAGAAGTCAAATGCAAGAACTGTAAAATAAACCATAAAAAGATAAACATCTGCAGACGTTTTATGGGATTCAGGCACTGTCAGTATTGAAGGACATCTCAGTCCTTTTTTAAGATGTTTTAGCCGATTGCTGGTAATCAGGTTTGTCTCCACCTCCTTTCTTATCAATCGAATATAAACCTATAAAATCTTTGTTGTCCTCCAGCTTGACTGGTGGTCACACACAGGAATACCACAACCAATTAGGGAAAGAGGTaaatcacacagaaaaaaaattatttaccatTTGCAAGCCTATTTTAAGCTAAACTAACTAGAAGTAAACTTGTACGAAATATTTTGCCATTATCTTCACATAAATTCACAGGAGCTGGTACTTTCAGTCACAAGCTCTAGAACTATTTGTACCACTATGATTAAAAATTGATTTAACTGTCCTATACATGTACTGGGCAAAAGGCTCAGTTTTTTCCTACTGGGATTTTCACTGATGCCAACTGAACAGCTGACTCctggcagcagaaggaaaactgCAAATCAAACAATTCCCATGCTGCATTTTAACTAGAATTTAAGAAAACTACCAGAAGACCCAACCATGCTCTGTCCAACAGGGTACAAAACCTTTATTCACCAATAAGTTAAAGTGTTCTTATAAATAGATGTTCTAGTCTTTTGTACTCTGCACGGAGCATGAAGCCAAGGCTCAGTCACTCCTCGGACTCTGAGCCCTCCTCATCCTGGCTGATCTGGAAGTAGCGCAGCTCGTACGTCTCCTTGTCGGACGCGACGACGCGCAGCCAGTCCCGCAGGTTGTTCTTCTTGAGGTACTTCTTGGTGAGGTATTTCAGGTACCTGAAAACCAGGAATTTCACCTTAGAAGCCTTCTCACTGGACACCCGCCGGATGCTGTCTGCACTCTACCCAAGACAATGTCTTGAGCAGGGCAGTACCACAGTAATTACAcccagaaatagaaaaatttcACATATAACAGGCaataaaagcacattttcacTACATATATGTAGgaatttattattcttttgtCTACATAGTAAAATGCCACTAACCAGAAAGCACTGGTAACTGGTTCTAAACCTTGGTCTAACACAACAGATTCTGCTGCACCTGTACCAGCAAACAAAGGGAAGGATCTGTACCCCCCATCAGTGCACTCAGCTCTTGTTTGTCCTAACAAACTGAACAGTTTAAGGCTTGAATGGCTTCTTTGCAGCAACCCACATCATGCACACATTCGTTATAGTACAACCAATTAAATAATCAAACAGCCACCCACTATATTAATTCAGTGTTATTTTAAAGGTCCATCTTCCACTGATACACTGCTCAGGACCTATATAAAGTATCTCTATTAATATGCTCAGAGACAACATTAATTAGCAATCAAGCCTTGAGTtttaaaaagggatttttaaataTCTGATATAATAAATCTGTTTCAATTACATGTTTCACTAATATTTACAAGTGCTATGAAGGTCAGAGCTAACACCTCTCCAAGTGTCAGAAGTGCACTAATTGGAATTCGTTTTGCAGGCAAGAGCTGAATATTAATGTCTTTATGGGACATGGATTAGTGACAGATTTAGCAGTGTCAGGTTTATGGCTGGACTTGGTGATTGTAAGGATCTCTTCCAAGCCAAATTACTCTGGTTTTATTTCAACATCCCACAATTCAAACCCCACAAACACAACAGAATGACACCCGTGCCAACCTTTTAGAAAACTGCTTCTCAGATGTCACTGTGATCTTGTTCTTCAGACGTTCAATGTGAACGGTGTTGCCCAAGTTTCCAGTTTTCCCATTGACCTTAACCTTCTCCTTCAGGAACTGTTCCTGTTTCAACATTAAAGAAATACAACACTAGGGAATGGCACCCTAGGTATGAACTAGGGAAGGGACCCTAGTCAGGAAGCAACATTAAAAACCACCATTTACTTATGTCCTGACAGAAACATTTAGAAcgcaaaaatattttacagcacctaattataaaaaaatcacCCCTGTGCtaaagcagaaattaatttaaaacagtTCTATTCACGGACACGTATGCTATAAAAAGCACACTATAGCATGTGCAGAAGCATGCTATAAAACCGATTTTTTTGGAAGAGCCGTAGTTTAAAGAACAGCAGATGATTTGACTCATTTAGAATCAGCTGTTCAACCGTAACTCAGTTACTGCACTAAGGCTTTTATTACACTATGTGTCACAAGCACGAGCGAAACCACGACTTACAAAGTTCCCGGAATCAAAGATTCCATCTTCCACAGGATGGGTCAGGTCAAGGCAAAACTTCCAGGTTGCCTTTTTGGATTTTCGGTCCTTTTGCTGAAACACCAAAGAATTCCTCACCATTAATTAAACCTCCCGACCCACGGGGGAACACACGCGCCGGCGGGAGCGCCACCCCCCGGCCAGCGCGGCTCACCgcagccggcccggcccggcccggcccggctaCCTCCCAGACGAAACCCTCTCGGGAAAGCCCCGCTCGCAGCGGGCGGCCGCCGGCTCCTCACCCACCCCACGGCTcgcccggccggccccgctgccgcctTCCTGCCGCTCTCACCGGCGCCATGGCGCTCCGGCCGCGCCGCTCCCGCAGAAAGGAAGTGCGCCGCGCCACGCCGCGCTTTTATACCCGCCGCGGTGACGTCACCGCGGCGTCGCGCGGGGCACGCCGGGAGGCGCCGGCGCTCCCGGGAAGATGGCGGCTCGCGTGAGGGAAGGCCGTGTGGCATTGCCCGGCGTTATTCCCGCGGGAGGGGACGCGGCCGCacgccttcctcctcctcccacaccAACCG includes these proteins:
- the RPL22L1 gene encoding ribosomal protein eL22-like, producing MAPQKDRKSKKATWKFCLDLTHPVEDGIFDSGNFEQFLKEKVKVNGKTGNLGNTVHIERLKNKITVTSEKQFSKRYLKYLTKKYLKKNNLRDWLRVVASDKETYELRYFQISQDEEGSESEE